A stretch of DNA from Micromonospora peucetia:
ACGAGCACCCCCGTGCCGAACGGCGCGTACAGCTTGTGGCCGGAGACCGCGAGGTAGTCGACGTCGAGTGAGGCGACGTCCACCGGTGCGTGCGGGGCGAGTTGCGCGGCGTCCACCGCGATCCGGGCACCGTACCGCCGGGCCACCTGGGCCAGCTCGGCCACCGGCCAGCGCTCGCCGGTCACGTTGCTGGCGGCGGTCACCGCCACCAGCACGGGCGGGCCCTGGTCGACGCCGGGGCGCGCGGGATGTGTGACTGGGCCGCCCCTCCCGTCCGGCCTGCGCAGCTCGCTGAGCGCGGCGGCCAGCGCGCGGACCGCCTCGGCCGGCTCCCGGGGCACCGGCAGCCGGACCGAGCCGCGCGGCCAGGGCAGCAGGTTGGCGTGGTGCTCCCCGCCGAAGGTGACCACCGTGGTGCCGGCGGGCAGGGCCCGGGCCAGCAGGTTCAGCGCGTCGGTGGTGTTGCGGGTGAAGATCACGTGGTCTTCGGCGCGGGCGCCGAAGAAGTCACCGACCGTCTGCCGGGCGCGTTCGTAGGCGAGGGTGCAGCGCCGCGACAGGGCCCCGGCGCCGCGATGCACGCTGGCGTACCAGGGCAGCAGCTCGGCCACCGCGTCGGCCGCGGCTCGCGCGCAGGGCGCGGTGGCGGCGTAGTCCAGGTTTACCTGGCCGGGTACGCCGAGCACGCCGAGCGGCCCGGCGACGGTGGGCGGCTGCGGTGCGGGCGAAGGCGCGAGGGTGACGGTCATGGCCGACCTCCGGGTCCAGGGACCCCGGGTGGGCGCACACGGGCGGGGTCCGCGCTTGCCCGGCACGCGGATCGCGCCGGGCCCGGTCATCACCCGGGGCACCCCACCGCGAACTCGACGAGGGTTGCCGGCCAGCAAACCGGGGCTTGACGCTGGCGCTCGTGACCTGCCGGCAGCATAGCCGGGTGAATGCGGCCGAACCAGCCGGCCGGGGATGGCTACGCTGACCGCATGGCCGACACCCCGCCCGGCGCACCGCTGCCGCCGACCGCGCCCGCCGTTCCGCCGCCGGTCGGGGCCGGGCCCCGGATGCCGGTGCGCCGGCCGGGTTGGCCCCGGTACCTGGTGCTGGCCGGGACCGTCGTGTTCATCGCGGCCTGCGCGCTGTTCATGGTCTTCAGACTCGGTCAGAATCTCGGCGTCGAGGCGCTGCTGATCGGCCTGGTCGCCGCGATCCTCCCGGTTCCGGTGCTGGTGGGCTGTTTCCTCTGGCTCGACCGCTACGAACCGGAACCCCTGAAGTACCTGATCTTCTGCTTCGCCTGGGGCGCGTTCGTCTCCACCGCCGCATCGCTGGAGGTCAACGGCTTCTTCGCGGGGCTGTTCGAGGACTGGGGGCTGCCGGACGGGCTGACCGCGGTGCTGGTCGCGCCGTTCATCGAGGAGCTGACCAAGGCCATCGGGCCGATCCTGCTGCTGATCTTCCGCCGGCGGGAGTTCTCCGGCATCACCGACGCCCTGGTCTACTGCGGGCTCTCCGCGGTCGGCTTCGCCATGGTGGAGAACATCCTCTACCTGGGCGGTCACGGCTACGCCAGCGGCGCGCAGCAGTACGGGCCGGCGACCGGCACCCAGCAGGTCATCGCCATCTTCATCGTCCGGATCCTGCTCTTCGGCTTCGCCCACCCGCTGTTCACCTCGATGACCGGGGTGGGGCTGGGCATCGCCGCGCGCGCCGCCAACCGGTGGGTCCGGGTGCTCGCCCCGATCGCCGGCCTGCTGTTGGCGATGATGCTGCACGGCCTCTGGAACCTGCTGCCCACGCTCACCCAGGCCACCGGCGAAACGTTGATCATGTTGTACGGCTTCATCGGCGTGATGGTGCCGTTGTTCTTCGGCATGGTCGGGCTCGCCCTGTGGCTGCGGGCCTGGGAGGGGCGGATCACCGAGCGGACCCTGCCGGACTACGTCCGGGCCGGCTGGCTCACCCCGCCCGAGGTGGCGGCGCTGAGCAGCCTGGGGCGGCGGCACGCGGCCCGGGTGTGGGCCAAGCGGGTGGCCGGCGATGGCGGGCTGAGGGCGATGCGCGGCTACCAGTTCGCGGCGACCCGGCTGGCGCTGCTGCGCGACGGCGCGTTGCGCGGCCTGGACCGGAGCCCGGTTGACCGGGACCGGACAGCACGGGAGGAACGGGAGCTGCTGGAGGCGATCGGCGCGTACCGGTCGTTCTTCACGGGCCGGGACCCACAGGCGCCGGTGGGGATCTGGGACGGGCACCGCTACCACCTGCGGTTCCCGGACGGCACGCAGCGGTCGGTCGAGGCGCCGGACGAGCCCGTCGTGCCGATCCCGGTGGTGCTCGTCCCGCCGCCACCCCCGCCCGGCTACGGCCCACCCGGCTGGTACGGCCACGGCCACGGCCAGCGACCGGCCGCGCCGTGGCCCCCCGGCCACCCCTGACCCGTACGCCCAGCCACCCCTGACCCGAGACCGGGGCCGCCCCGTGAGGTCGGCCCCGGTCGTCAGGTCATCAGGCTGGTGAGGAAGTCACCGAGACCCTGCGCCATCGCCATCAGTCCCGCCCC
This window harbors:
- a CDS encoding aminotransferase class V-fold PLP-dependent enzyme, whose product is MTVTLAPSPAPQPPTVAGPLGVLGVPGQVNLDYAATAPCARAAADAVAELLPWYASVHRGAGALSRRCTLAYERARQTVGDFFGARAEDHVIFTRNTTDALNLLARALPAGTTVVTFGGEHHANLLPWPRGSVRLPVPREPAEAVRALAAALSELRRPDGRGGPVTHPARPGVDQGPPVLVAVTAASNVTGERWPVAELAQVARRYGARIAVDAAQLAPHAPVDVASLDVDYLAVSGHKLYAPFGTGVLVGRADWLDAAPPYLVGGGATSHVGAATHDVRWATGPARHEAGTPNLLGAVALAAVCAALADADRAALHDTEQALLARLRDGIAALPHVVELRTFGPAASRVGIVSFVVAGRDSAEVAAELATSYDIGVRDGLFCAHPLARRLLDEAAARSGRRDLPPTALRASIGLGSTTDHVDRLLTALTTLP
- a CDS encoding PrsW family intramembrane metalloprotease, producing the protein MRPNQPAGDGYADRMADTPPGAPLPPTAPAVPPPVGAGPRMPVRRPGWPRYLVLAGTVVFIAACALFMVFRLGQNLGVEALLIGLVAAILPVPVLVGCFLWLDRYEPEPLKYLIFCFAWGAFVSTAASLEVNGFFAGLFEDWGLPDGLTAVLVAPFIEELTKAIGPILLLIFRRREFSGITDALVYCGLSAVGFAMVENILYLGGHGYASGAQQYGPATGTQQVIAIFIVRILLFGFAHPLFTSMTGVGLGIAARAANRWVRVLAPIAGLLLAMMLHGLWNLLPTLTQATGETLIMLYGFIGVMVPLFFGMVGLALWLRAWEGRITERTLPDYVRAGWLTPPEVAALSSLGRRHAARVWAKRVAGDGGLRAMRGYQFAATRLALLRDGALRGLDRSPVDRDRTAREERELLEAIGAYRSFFTGRDPQAPVGIWDGHRYHLRFPDGTQRSVEAPDEPVVPIPVVLVPPPPPPGYGPPGWYGHGHGQRPAAPWPPGHP